Proteins encoded by one window of Campylobacteraceae bacterium:
- a CDS encoding diguanylate cyclase → MKKYILFILISISTLVSLMFYYINYSQLSYLTMSKEMLFQEALSNFKSMTYTRQWNSDHKSVYVIQHDNIKPNPYLEDNILYTKENKVLIKINPAWMTRQISELANKHGDYFFRITSLRPLNPDNSPDGFEKRALLYLKDKKSEKYYTEIAKDKYNFLGSLKVKSSCISCHEAQEYKLNDVIGGLRVSIPIQSYLENVNEIKNKSNILYGITLLIAIVFGFIAFYFLKIINKRQYIIEKLNQNLEYKVKERTKKLELTSKKLKTSNAKLIKISTIDYLTKISNRRYFFELGDKLFKLSKRHNTSFCLIAIDIDFFKKINDNHGHNIGDEVLKFISLTIQNTIRDTDVLARIGGEEFAIILKDTNINGAKELAEKIRFNIDSHLYTTSTLKIHCTISLGLVSMNKEDKSLSTLLDKADIALYQAKEAGRNTYRVFQQ, encoded by the coding sequence ATGAAAAAATATATTCTATTTATCTTAATAAGCATATCCACGCTAGTATCATTGATGTTTTATTATATTAATTACAGTCAATTATCCTATCTTACAATGTCAAAAGAAATGTTATTTCAAGAAGCATTATCTAACTTTAAATCTATGACTTATACCAGACAATGGAATTCTGATCATAAATCTGTTTATGTTATACAGCACGACAATATAAAACCCAATCCTTATTTAGAAGACAATATTCTCTATACTAAAGAAAATAAAGTATTAATTAAAATCAATCCAGCGTGGATGACCAGACAAATATCTGAATTAGCAAATAAACATGGTGATTATTTTTTTAGAATAACTAGTCTAAGACCACTTAACCCAGATAATAGTCCTGATGGCTTTGAAAAAAGAGCTTTGCTTTATTTAAAAGATAAAAAAAGTGAAAAGTACTACACTGAAATTGCGAAAGACAAATATAATTTTTTAGGATCACTTAAAGTAAAAAGTTCTTGCATATCCTGCCACGAAGCTCAGGAATATAAATTAAATGACGTAATTGGAGGCTTAAGAGTTAGTATACCTATTCAATCTTATTTAGAAAATGTAAATGAAATAAAAAATAAATCTAATATTTTATATGGTATTACTCTTTTAATAGCTATTGTTTTTGGCTTTATAGCCTTCTATTTTTTAAAAATAATAAATAAAAGACAATATATCATTGAAAAATTAAATCAAAACTTAGAATACAAAGTTAAGGAAAGAACCAAAAAACTGGAACTTACAAGTAAAAAGTTAAAAACATCTAATGCAAAACTCATTAAAATTTCTACAATAGATTATTTAACAAAAATTTCTAACAGAAGATATTTTTTTGAATTAGGTGACAAACTTTTCAAATTATCTAAACGACACAACACTTCTTTTTGCCTTATTGCAATTGATATTGATTTTTTCAAGAAAATTAACGATAATCATGGACATAATATTGGGGATGAAGTTTTAAAATTTATTTCACTTACTATTCAAAATACTATAAGAGATACAGATGTACTAGCAAGAATTGGAGGAGAAGAATTTGCCATCATACTTAAAGATACCAATATTAATGGAGCAAAAGAATTGGCTGAAAAAATTAGATTTAATATTGATTCACATCTCTATACTACGTCAACACTCAAGATACATTGTACTATTAGTTTAGGTTTAGTATCAATGAATAAAGAAGATAAAAGTCTTTCTACCCTCTTGGATAAAGCTGATATTGCCTTATATCAAGCAAAAGAAGCGGGTAGGAATACCTATAGAGTTTTTCAACAATAA